The following are from one region of the Granulicella aggregans genome:
- a CDS encoding helix-turn-helix domain-containing protein, with protein MEGIGGKLRAARLAWKLTLREVEQRTLRLAQQWGNPAYRISASWLDRVERENRGLSATKLIVLANIYSLTPDQMLGMCPTPDAAFTPSEDLSVPNATLLAEGNLDAYAKVWLPDTLVTEAPAEATALLPAEQGLLPSHYRRAVIGRQDRTLEPMIRAGSIVLIDTQKRSIATRREWNHEFDRPIYFLMTREGYVSGFCELDKESDWLTVIPHALSFESNRRWRYRKDIEVVGTVVAAVIRRTN; from the coding sequence ATGGAAGGTATCGGTGGCAAACTTCGGGCAGCACGCCTCGCCTGGAAGCTCACACTGAGAGAAGTTGAACAGCGTACGCTGCGCCTTGCACAGCAGTGGGGGAACCCAGCCTACCGGATCTCTGCCAGCTGGCTGGATCGCGTGGAACGCGAGAATCGCGGTCTCTCCGCAACCAAGCTCATCGTCCTCGCCAATATCTACAGCCTCACGCCCGACCAGATGCTTGGCATGTGCCCCACGCCGGACGCAGCGTTTACGCCGTCAGAGGACCTCTCCGTCCCCAATGCGACCCTTCTTGCGGAAGGCAATCTCGACGCTTATGCGAAGGTCTGGCTGCCCGATACCCTGGTCACCGAGGCTCCCGCGGAAGCGACTGCGCTCCTGCCTGCGGAGCAAGGCCTGCTTCCCAGCCATTACCGTCGCGCCGTCATCGGGAGACAAGACCGCACCCTTGAACCCATGATCCGCGCCGGCTCCATCGTTCTCATAGACACGCAGAAGCGCTCCATCGCTACCCGTCGCGAATGGAACCACGAGTTCGACCGCCCCATCTACTTCCTCATGACGCGCGAAGGATACGTCTCCGGATTCTGCGAGCTGGACAAGGAGTCCGATTGGCTCACCGTCATACCGCACGCGCTCTCGTTCGAGTCCAACCGGCGCTGGCGATATCGGAAGGACATTGAAGTGGTTGGAACGGTGGTCGCGGCCGTCATCCGTCGCACCAACTGA